From Trichoplusia ni isolate ovarian cell line Hi5 chromosome 22, tn1, whole genome shotgun sequence, a single genomic window includes:
- the LOC113504647 gene encoding putative acyl-CoA-binding protein — MSLDEQFTKVAGQVRNWKTTPSSNENLALYSLYKQATSGDVNIPEPSGIVENAKYKAWLGRKGLSQDDAKKQYVDMAEQLHSKYA, encoded by the exons ATGTCTCTTGACGAG CAATTCACCAAAGTCGCCGGCCAGGTGAGGAACTGGAAGACCACCCCCAGCAGCAACGAGAACCTCGCCCTCTACTCCCTGTACAAGCAGGCCACCTCCGGAGATGTCAACATCC CTGAGCCCAGCGGTATCGTCGAGAACGCCAAGTACAAGGCATGGCTCGGCCGCAAGGGTCTATCCCAGGATGACGCTAAGAAGCAGTACGTCGACATGGCTGAACAACTTCACTCCAAATACGCATAA